AAAGAGACTCATCCAAGGATTTAAAATGTTACAGATGGATTAGAATTTATAGTATCTGATACAGAGTAGGCATTAAATCAAGGGTAacttactttaaatttaaattatttttatattttattgtttaaaattttaaattctcttgTAATTTGGGCTTACATTATACGTATTACAGGCTTTTTAAACGTGCATTTCTTTACAGTAACTAGAATTTTCTAAAGTTAATAGGTATTATGGATTAACAGAACAGTGTGCCAAATAAATTCAGAAATGCTTATTTAAACAAAGGAACATACTTCTAAAAATTAACCATAGGACTTCATAGAGTCTTTAAAAGGCTATTGTGGACTGAAAATCTCCAAAATAAGTATATTATGAAAAGATTTTTCTCAACTTACATAACAACAGaatcttttttattaatttttccttttttttttagcagacatCCAATGAGATGATTAGTCTTAGCATATAATTTGGGGAAAACTTACCTAGAATTAATGTTCAAATGATTGTACCTACTACTTTCAGTTGGGATATGACATGATGAGATGTTTAATGCCATAtaccaaatatttttatcactttttctTGTTAAAAGAAATGTTAGGATTATCTAATGGTGTTTTAATTGTGTTTTGGTACATTTGTCTGATTTAATACCTTTAGCTTCTGACCTAAAGGCTGTATTGCTCAAAAATTATAGTATAGAGCCGATCTACTTTGGCTATtggaaaaaattttgaaataacaaaaacaaaaataatctgtCAATAAGGAAAATTGTAACTTTTTAAAGGAAGGTAATTGAggcattatatatttacataatcaaAGCATAACATATTTAAGTTACTGGCAAGGTGAAACAGTGTATATTGTCAGATTTTTTCCCTCCCTAAATCAAACCATGTATATTTAGTATATGAATTTGGTCatttaatatgaattttttttattatgtcatAGATGCAATGGATCAACTAGAACAAAGAGTCAGTGAATTCTttatgaatgcaaagaaaaataaacctgaaTGGAGGGAAGAACAAATGGCATCCATCAAAAAAGTATGTGGAACACTTTGGATAATTTATCAAGAAATATTGGGACCCtctgaaaaagatatttcaaaattaaatagtGGTCTGGATATCAAAATGAGGGAATATTATCAATGACTCTttagaatataaataatttattgtgGTTTAGAGCTTCAGATAGGGATTTTTAGTCATTAAAGCATTTTggtaattaaaaatattgtttcaataaTTACTGAGTATTAGAAAGTGACAGACCatttaaaagttacatttttttctattagtttGTTTTATTCTAGTTGAGATAGAGTACTGTATTCCAGTTTTGGCCACAAACTAGGTAAATAAACATGAGCAGAccttgaagaatattttatatattgctagGTACTTAAATTAGTGGACCCACAGAAGAACAAAATCTTAAAAGTTAGAAGAAACTTAAGAAAGCCTTCTAGTTTAAACTCTAAATTTGCACATGAATTGGTCTGGAAACGTAGAATTCTTTGAGGTTTTGTTAGTTTTATAGTGGTTATAGCTCTCTTCCAGAATTGAATGAATATATACGCACATCTCAAAGTTTGCTTTGCAAGTATGATTGAGTTCATTTAGGGATGGATATATTGGAAGAACAACTTAAAAGACTTGAGTTTGGTCATGATTCTGCTATTTAGCTGTGTGGTATTAAATCTTAATATTTCTGAATAATAATGCCTTCCTAAACCCAATGTTCATAgaattgttcaagggtcaactaagaggccgggcatggtggctcacacccataatcctagcactttgagaggccgaggtgggtggatcatctgaggtcaggagttcgagaccagcctggccaacctggtgaaaccttgtctctactaaaaatacaaaaattaggcgggcgtggtggtgagcacctgtgatcccagctactcgagagattgagacaggagaatcacttgaacccaggaggcggaggttgcagtgagcctagatcatgccactgcactacagcctgggcaacagagtgacagagtgagactccgtctcaaaaaaaaaaagagtccactAAGGAAGAAATTTGGAAACTACAAATTGAGTAGTTATGTTACGACATGTTATTTATTCTACCACATGGATTGTttctgttaggaaaaaaaaaatcataatctaTAACAGAAGTGGTCCTAGCTTGGAAGATACCTGGAGGGACATGTGTTTGTGAGTAAAGACATGATATATCCACATCCCAGAGTCATTAATCATCTCTTTAACCTAATAAATTTTTGGTGGATTGCACCTTAAGTATACCCTGAAAAGTCTAGTACCCCGTGGAAATTCACAGTATCATCTTtccccctctttttaaaaaaaaaatttaataagttGAGGCAAAATCTGAAATACAGATTGAGTTGTATGAATATATACCTAATTTAAAGTGGGAGTTATAGAACAACTGGAAAATGGGGAAATGCAGATCAGAATCCTTTCAATAGCTGAACtttaacaaaaacttttttaatggaatgcaaatgtACTTTACAAGTTAGATCAATTTtagttaactttttattttaaatactgttCATTAACTCATATAGCTTTTTCTAGACTTAACAATGgcatttacttttaattatatcCTTTCTAGAAATTCTGAACATCTCCCTTTTACTCTTGGCCATTGTGCATAGTTTCTAATCCTTTACCATCCCCACCCTATTtctaacaggtttttgttttgttttgttttttgtttttttgagacagagtctcgctctgttgtccaggctggagtgcagtggcccaatctcggctcactgcaacctctggctcccggttcaagcaattcttgtgcctcagcctcccgagtagctgggattacaggcgcccactaccatgcccggctaatttttgtatttttagtagagatgaggtttctccatgttggccaggctggtctcaaactcctgacctcaagtcatccgtcctccttggcctccaaaaggaattacaggcgtgagccactgcgcctggcctctaacAGGTTTTTTATTACTAAGGTAGGATGACTGTGATAACAAGATATGATAATGAAAATGCAGTTATATGGCCtgcatatgaatatttttaaatgattaatgtatttttgaaatgaaaatgttttcattcagGACTACTATAAAGCTTTGGAAGATGCAGATGAGAAGGTTCAGTTGGCAAACCAGATATATGACTTGGTAAGTAAAAGTAATGTGCATACTGTGCCATAAGTACTTGAATAATAGATTATATCTTAAATTTTATTGACTTAAATGTAGTAGGAAGAAGCAACTAAAACTGAAGTATTGCTCTCTTGATCACATCTAATTTGACATTTCAGTGTCCATTTTATGGTTTATTTGTGGAAAAGTCAGAGTCCACAGTGTTAGTTAATGTGGTGAGAACTGTACATTTTAGCAAGTCTATACTGCGGTAAGGTGGTTTCtgatagatattttttaaacaagaattcatgtttaactttattttactAATCCCTGTCTTCTTAAGGTAGTGTGTTTACTTGCCTTATACTTCATTTTGAGATTGTTTCTGTGGTAAAATACACCTGAGAAGACTGCCTTGACAAGAGTTCTTGGTAGTCTGATTAAAATgaagaagaatcatttgaatcagTGTTTATGTGAGTGATGTTAAAAATCGTATGTAACAGCTGTGTCAGTTGTTTAAGCAATACAAGATGACAAACTTTAAACAAGATTCTTTTTTTACAGCAGCACTTCTAAAAGATTGAAAACACCAAGAAGATAGATAGAATATTCACTATTTCTCATATTGATGCAATTATGGTGCTCTTTTTCATTTGAAACATCTTCTCCTAAAATACATACTTTAAGAAATAGtcatttctgtttttgcattaaAGTAAATTAAAGCAGAAAACACATGCTCAGTTTTGGCTAACTTCAGTGTATAGATTTCATACTTATGTTGTCTTTCCTGGGTACAGATTTCTTACTGAACAAGTATGTGTAAATAAAATGTCATTGGTGAGCAAGACACAAGATAAAAGGTGAACACCACATATGGTGTGAATTGTAAATGGTTATACCACAAACTTGAAAACATGTGTCATGTAGAGCCATGGAAAATGTTTAGTTGTTTTTATGTAGTACACACATTTTAATGGTGCTAATAACCTGGGCTCTTTTGTTCATAGAgttattctgaaaaaaatttcataaaagaCACTGCCTAAAGATAGGTAGAATAGGCTGTAGCTTGATTTACTGtggaataaaaaccaaaaaaaaaggtcTTAATTGTTTCAGTCTTTAATTATGTCTATAAACTTAGAAGAAGGCATTTACATTTGAATCTAGACTAATTTGTTCAGTAACATTCCTCCTCATATTCAATGACTATGTATCAGTCCTTATTTAGAGAATGCCTGCTTTTTAATTCATATAGCTCTTTGGttctattctttgttttgtttattattttgttgttttactgCTTGTTAGACCTCTACTAAAGATACtttgtgtatttagaaaaaatataacataaatatatgctttttaaatatgtgtgtgtgtgtgtattcatctcttaTTTAAAAACCACACTGTTCATTCACTCTGTGCCTAAAAAAAAGGGAGCTTTACCTGGGTCTAATGGaggaataaaaagtaaatactaggctgggcgcagtggctcatgcctgtaatcccagcactttgggaggctgaggagagcggatcacgagatcaggagatcgcgaccatcctggctaacatggtgaaaccctgtctctactaaaaatacaaaaatattagctgggcgtggtggcgggtgcctgtagtcccagctactccggaggccgaggcaggagaatggcggaatcccgggaggtggagcttgcagtgagcagagatcgcgccactgcactccagcctgggcgacagagagagactctgtcttaaaaaaaaaaaaaagtaaatactagAAATGGCTCTTGTTCTCAAGGTGTCTGTAAACTACTGTAGCGGGGCAGACATACCTGCAAACTAAAGTGGAGAATCCATACAGAAACATGTAATAAACATTAACCAGTTGAATATTAAGGGGTGTCTGCTGCAAAACATTGAAGTAAGTCATGCAGAGTTACTGATTTCTTAGAGGGTATAGGAAGAGTTTTGAACAGAGTTTGTTTAGAAAGTCAGGGTCCTGAATTAGGTATTGTATTGAGGGGAAAGCATTTCACTCAGAGATAATGGCATAAACAGAAGGAAAGTACAGATTCAGAAATTAATTGAGAAGGGATAAATTCCAAGGCTAAAGAGTGAAGTAATGAAGGCGAGGTAGTAAATTTAATAAAGCATAAGAAATATAACAGAAAGCAAGTGTCCATAATGGATCCATGCAGATGTGAGTTCAAACCCTCGCTCAGCCATTTCACTGACACCATGACTTTggaaaagttatttaaccttgaacctcagtttcctgctGTAAAAAAGCAATATTAATTTATACCTTACTGGAGGGTTTGCATTAGAATACATACAATGCTATTAGTTTGGCAGATAGTAGGATTTGCTCCTTCTTTAAGAACTCAGTCCATCTCATTTCCTGAACtggaattttctattttcctgaagCCACTGCTTCCCTTTCAACTCTGCCGAGTGGAAGCTGCTGTCTCTCACTCTCCTAGTATCTCTGAggcttctttttgtcttttcttctttttcttcccccaccCTTTCTTTTCTGCCCCCTCCTTTGCTCTACcctcttcctttttattattattttttctttttccctttctccttccctgcctttctttttaaatactttaatccTATTGCAGGTGAACATTATGTCCTTAATATAAAAAATCCCTTCTCTTTCAGACTTAGTGATAATCATCTCAGTTACCCTCTACCTTTTATCAGTATAATTTAATGGCTTCTAGGTGAGGCTCAGATTGAAAAACTGGCACCTGGTTCACAGTTCTCTGTTGCAATCATCTTATGCTACCTAGTCATCTACTTCTTTGGCTTTTGTAAATACTAATCCACTTCAGTCGCCACAGACTAAACCTAATCATCACTTGGAATTGCCCTGCCTCTGATACTTCTTGTGTCTACACTTCATTTCCTCCTATTTTATCAGCCCTTTCCTATTCAATCAAGAGACTGAGCTCTTGATCTCTTTTCTTACAGCTATCTTCCACATTGTTGCTGCCTTAGGGCATGTTTTTACTTGCTGCATCTTTGCTTCATCACTTATGCCTTCTCTTTTTAATCTTTagcctcttttctttctattggCTTCTATACCACAGCATTTAAACATGCTGAAGTCTTCCTCATATTTAAAAAGAACCCAGATAATCTAATATAAATCCTGTCATGACCATGACTCTGCTTTAGCTAGTGTAGTCTTTCTTAATTTCTCATTCAGACTCTTTGACACTCCCTTACCTTCGATTTATTCCTAAATTTATGGCAATTGGGGTTCTATTTACTAACCCTCTATAACTTCATTTAATGAATTCTTTATTGTTAAATTCATAGACAACTTCAATTCTTTTTAACTGACCCTATTGGTAAATTTAATGCTTATTGCCATTCGTTTTGTCTTGCCATTCTTGACCTTGTATTACCATGTGACTGCCTGCTCTAGATGCTCCCACCTTTGTGGCCTTTCTTAGTCTCCTTGGATACAGCTCATAATGATGGTGTTCCTTAGGGTTCTGTCCTTGACCTACGTGGTTTCTTACTCTTCAAGTGGTTCTCACATGAAGGTGATTGTCTTCCCCTCTTCTACCTGCTAAGAGGGCCAGGAAGACCAAATTCCACAGCGTAAAGACCTGTTCTTTCAAATGCAAGTTTTATCCCCAATCTTTGCACACCACCCAAGTTGGGAAACACTCGTGTATTGCAATTCCATGTGTTCTCTTAGTGTTAACAATTATACGTTAATTATTCCTGAAGCCCAAGCTGTTTGAGTCTTTTAATCTTAGCTGAATATTCCCGGGCCCTAGAACTCagtgttttgaaatttaaaactcaaagcatctcctttttcttctctaactaccctcccctgccccaccaccaactttttgtttctaaATCTCACATGAACCACTGACCTTGTAGCCATTCAGATTAGGGCACTGAAAGTCACCCTATACTCCTTGTCACTAACTTCCTCACATTTAATTAATCACCATGTGttgttcattttactttataaataccTCTAACTGTCCCTTCTTCACCATTGCTGTAGTTCAAGTACTTAAGAAATGTAATTATAGACAATATATGTACATGTCCTAAGTGTACAATTCATATTTTGACAGATGTATATATTCTTGTAACCAGTACcccaatcaagatacagaacattgtCATTCACCCTGGAAAATTCCCTTATATCATTTTCTAGTGTCTGTCCCCTCAAGTACGCTTCATCTCTTACCCAAACAACTATAGTAGCTTTTCTAAATGGTTTTTCTGCCTTTGATTTATCACTGTTTTCCTAAAATACACATTTAAGCATGCTTTCtccttgtttaattttttttttgaggcagaccCTTGCtctctgttagccaggctggagtgcagtggcacaatctcaggtcactgcaacctcccagactcaagcctcCCAGATGCTGGTGCTACAGACacttgccactatgcctggctaatttttatattttttgtagagatgagggctccctatgttgccctcagggttggtcttgaactcctgggctcaagggggaggctttggcctcccaaagtgctgggatcacaggtttcaaccactgcgcctggcctgaaattctTAAGCATTTTGCTACTGACTTGTTTTATCATGCCATGTAGAAAGTTCTTGATTTGGTTTCTGCCAGATCTCTAACTGCATCTCTTTGTTGTCCTCTGTCCCTCACCACCATCCATGTGCCCGATCCATGGTGAACATACTGTGTATGCATGACTCTTCCTGACTGGGAtgactttctttttcctgtttgctTGGTAAACTTTTCCCTATCCTTCATAATCCTACACATGCCTCTTTATTAACATAGTCTTGATAACCTTCATATTTGTATCATTTATATCTAGGAGAAGAGATTTGACAGCTTATAACAGGAAAGGCATATAAGAGTGGTTTttacaaatgcatttatttttatctcatgtAAAATACCTGTTGGAGGAGGCAGACCAGACTCCTCCAACACGATCCCACCCCAACACGATCAGTGTCCCAGGCTGCTTCTAATCTGTTCCACCATCCATTCTGGGCAGGAAGAAGACTTGCAGTAGGGGATTACTCAGAAGGGCACATTTTGTAGTTTAGTCAGCTCTTTGAAAGAGTCTTCCTGAAAATCTTACCTACTGCCATCTTATATCTTATTGGCTCCCTCTAGCTACATGGCCACCCCAGATATGTGAGGTTCTGTCAGAAAGAAGGGGAGAATAGAAACTATGCAGATAATTAGCAGTTTGTGCTTTACCCTATCCTCAGACATGTCAGCCTCCAAATCACTCTTATTCACGTGTTATTATTGATCAAATAacattgtaattatatatttacctTTGCTTTTGTGTTTGTCTTCCCTAGTATAAATGTTAGGaactatgtatttttattttagtctctTCAGAACCTAGCATAGCtattcttcaataaatatttgttgaacaaaaatCACCTGAATATgttaatagagaagaaaaagcacTCATATGACTCCCAAGTTAGGAGTCTTGGCAAGAGAGTTTAATGGTGTTATTGTTGGTGGAGATATATTTTCGTTGGGAAGCAGTTTCTCCCAGGGTACTAGAGTATGCTGAGATTGGTTCAGTTTTGATGGACAGACTAGGATAGACTGCAGTATACAAATAGCTACTTCTTTTCAAGGTGTGACTTCAAGAAGTAATACAATTCAGGTGAGTTTAGTTTCCTTTATAGCATCACTTTGAGAGAGAAAACACACAATCTTATGATCCTTTTCTTTGCTGCAGTCTTTTTGGTTTCCCTCTTACTAAATTGCTCTCATAATTTTGTTACTGTCTTCAATTTGGATAGATTTCCTTTTCTGATATATAAGGTCATTTTGAAAGTTCTTGTAAAACAGGATTTGCAGATGAGCATTCGgtaaaaggaatattttttacaataaaaacttATAGTAATAAGTAATATGTATGTTTTGAGCATTTTAACCAAAAATATCTTCAACTTTGTAAtactttttcttcctatttttaattaaagagcCTCCCCTTTAATGACAAAACAGATTTATTAAACAGTGAAGTGAACATTACTATTCAAAGTAATAGGCCTCCAGTTAACATGTTCCccaaacaatctttttttttttttttttttttgagacggagttttgctcttgcgcccaggctggagtgcagtggggcaatcacggctcactacaacctccgcctcccgggttcaagcaattctcttccctcagtctcccaagtagctgggattataggcgtgcaccaccatccccagctaatttttgtatatttagtagagacggggtttcaccatgttggccaggctggtctcaaactcctgacctcaggtgatccacccacctcggcctcccaaagttctgggattacaggcatgagccaccgcatccggccattttgttttttgttttttataaaatcaaaaatattAGCTCTCCTGACCAGGGGGTCTGAGGGTAGGTGAAGTTTTTGGTCATTCTGTACCCCAAGAGCCTGACATAGTAGATTAAGTGAACAATGAAGAGAAGGACAAAGGTTTTCAAGGTAATCTATAATCCAGTGTCTTCCAACCTTAATCATCTCTTTCATGCCTTCATGATTTTTACAATACCTACATACTAAGTAAATTTTTAGATGGTATATTTAAGAGGAAAACTTACTAATTTGGTACTACAAATATAAGTAAAACACTAGCTTCACTTATGAATAAATAATTACCAAAATGTCAAAAACAATTATGTACCTTCCTGGAAAACTTGTGCTTTGTGTAGCACATATCAACACAGCGTCTTGTAATATTTGGGCACTTTATGCCTGAGGGTAAGAAATTTACCTTATTACCCTTACATGTAATTATAGTCAAATATAAGGGAATTATTGACTTGTTCAATTGGGAGGTCACTAAATGGAGTTACCCTGTCAAATTAGTTATCTTCCCTGAAATAACAATAGTAAACATCCAAATGAAAgttgataaataataaaaatgacattcCTATAAAACTTAACATTTGAGAACTGAGACTGCTAGTCTGCTTTAAAGGAGAGTGGATGGGACATAATGTAAGTGTAAAACTACAGTAAATTCTGTTTTGAGATATTTTACCCAAAAAACAGTGGTATACTTGTATTTGTACAACTTTATATAGTGGGAGAGTAtgactttcattcattcagcaagtgtTTATAGAGCTCCAGCTATGAGCAGTCACAAGTAGTAGGTGGGCAGTAATGACACAAACAATGCTTAGgcaaaatgttttgtttgtttgtttgtttgttttgagatggagtttcactctttttgcctaggctggagtgcaatggcgcaatctcagctcactgcaacctccacctcccgggtttaagtgattctcatgccacagccagtagctgggattacaggcatgcaccaccacatctggctaatttttgtatttttagta
This window of the Pongo abelii isolate AG06213 chromosome 6, NHGRI_mPonAbe1-v2.0_pri, whole genome shotgun sequence genome carries:
- the ING3 gene encoding inhibitor of growth protein 3 isoform X3, translated to MLYLEDYLEMIEQLPMDLRDRFTEMREMDLQVQNAMDQLEQRVSEFFMNAKKNKPEWREEQMASIKKDYYKALEDADEKVQLANQIYDLHF
- the ING3 gene encoding inhibitor of growth protein 3 isoform X2, which codes for MLYLEDYLEMIEQLPMDLRDRFTEMREMDLQVQNAMDQLEQRVSEFFMNAKKNKPEWREEQMASIKKDYYKALEDADEKVQLANQIYDLQHF